Sequence from the Halomarina litorea genome:
ACCGTCGTCCATACCACCACCCCCACGGGGTCGGACGTAAACCTTGGTCTCCCGACCGACTCCGTCGCCGACGCTATCGAGCGGGCCCGGAGAGTGGGTGTCGTCCAGAGGGTCCCTGACGCGGGCGAGCGGTGACTGGACCCGTCTCACCCGACCCGGAATCAGAAATCTTGATATGAAGATAGTTCATCTACCGTGAATGTATGCGACACGTACCGACGATTCTGCTGCTGACACTGCTGATTGTGACCGCTGGGTGCACAGGTGGGACACAACCGACGGCCGGGCCGACACAGTCTGACGGCGATGCGCCGAACACGACGACCGAACGACCAGCATCGGGGGACGAGTCTGGGACGGCCGACGGCGAGGCCCCGACTGAGGAATCGGCGACCGCTGTCGGGACGAACGAGGCCCCTGACCCGACGGCGTTCCAGACCGGCAACAAGACGGGGTCGTTCGTCGAGTCGAAGGGCCCCTCGACGTACGTGATGTACTACGCCGAGGCGAACACGACGGCGACGGTGAAGCTGGCGGGCGTCGCCGTGCCCGACATCCACGCCGAGGACATCGAGCCGACCGACTTCCGCTACCACGCCACCGACTCGGAGGCCGAACGCGAAGCGCACCGACAGGAGTTACGGAGACTCGGCTACGAGGCGGTCCGCGAGGCGCGTGAGAAGCTCTCGCACCCGTCCGGTGAGAACGTCCGCATCCAGCACACCGGCGAGACCACGGAGGACGGGACGCCGCTGGTCTACCTCTGGTTCGACTGGGACGGCCGCGACACGCCGTTCAACGAGTACCTGCTCGGTCACGGCTACGCCGTGCTGACCGCCGACGAGGGCGACGTGCTGTACGACCAGTTGTCGGCCGCCCGCGACTGGGCGAAGGCGGAGGGCGAGGGGCTCTGGGAGAACAACTCGGGCGAGGACCACTCGCACGACTGAACGGCCGTCGGCTCGCGGGTCGGCGACTGTTCGGGCGGTCGGAATCGGCTCCGACGGAACCGGAGCCGAGAACGCCCGCAGAAGAGCGGCGGCAGCGCGCTCGCGGGTCCGGCTACTCCGCGACGACACCCGTCTGCTGGACCTGCGGCATCCAGCGCTGGACACCGAACAGGCCGATAGCGACGACGAGCGCACCGACACGGACCATCGTCCCCGGGTAGACCATGGCGACGACGCCGAGGGCGACGTACACCGTCCGGACGCCGTAGCTGAGGGGCGCGGAGAGACCGAACGGCCGCGCCGCGCAGTTCAGCCCGTGGATGATGGACACCGCGCCGAGCAGGACCAGCACCCCCGACTGCACGGTGAACAGGGAGAACCCGCCCGTGACGATTTCGGGGTTGTAGATGAACGTGAACGGGAGGACGAACAGGGGGAGCGCGAGTTTCAGCGCCTCCAGACTCGTCCGCCAGAAGTTCGACCCCGCGATGCCCGCTGTCACCACCACCGCGATGGCGATGGGCGGCGTGATCCCCGAGAGGATGGCCGCGTAGAAGACGAAGAAGTGGGCCGCCAACTCGGGGACGGCGAACTGGCCGGTCAGCGTCGGCGCGATGAGCAGGGCGACGATGGTGTACGCTGCCACCGTCGGCATGCCCAGCCCGAGGATGAGACAGATGATCATCGCGAGGATGGTCGTGAGGAGCATCGCGCCGCCCGCGATGCCGACCAGCGCGAGCGAGAGTTTCCCCGGCATCCCCGTCGCGTTCAGCAGGTCGACGATGCCGTTGACCGCCGCGATGATGATGGCGATGGGGGCGACGGTGATGGCCCCGAACTTGAACCCGGAGACGGTGTCGACGAGGGCGTCGACCGCGCTCCCCCCGACGCTCGACTCGTCGTCGAACAGGCTCAGGACGATGGGGATGCCCGCGCCCGTGAGCACCATCACGCCGCAGGTGTACAGCGCCGAGGAGAGGACGGTCCACTGTGCGACCCCGAGCGTGTACAGGAGGACGGCGAACGGGACGCCGAAGCGCACCGCCTCGATGGCGGGATGGTACGTCTCGTCGAGGTCGGCGAGACGCGACTCGATGTCGATGCCCCCCTCCGGGAGTTGCTTGACCGCCATGTAGTGGACGCCGACGGCGACGGAGACGAAGAACACGAGCGCCGGGATGATGCCCGCGATGAGCACGTCGACGTAGCCGACGCCGGTGAGCAGCGAGGCCATGACGAACGCCGCCGCGCCCATCACGGGGGGCATGATCTGTCCGCCCGAGGAGGCGACGGCCTCGATGCCGCCCGCGGACTCGTCTTTCATCCCGCTGTTCTGCATCAGCGGGATGGTGAACGACCCGGTCATCGCGGCGTTGGCGGTCTGCGCGCCGTTGATGGAGCCGACGATGAGACTGGAGACGACGGCCGACTGGGCCACCCCGGAACGGAGGTACTTCGCCGTCTTGAACGACAGGCGCATGATGAGGTTGAACGCGCCGTACCCTCGCATCAGCCCCGCGTACAGGAGGAAGAGGGCGACCCACGCCGCGACGATCTGCGTGATGGAGCCGAAGAAGCCGTCGAACTCCAGCGTGAGGACGTTGATGATCTGTCGCCCCGCGATGCCCCCGTGGCCCATCAGCCCGGGGATGGACGCCCCGAAGAAGGCGTAGCCGATGGCTACCAGCACGACGGCGAGGAACGCCGTCCCGAACGCCCGGTAGGTCAGATAGAGCACCGCGAGGGTGAACAGCGCGCCCATCGCGTACTCGTGTTCGAGCGCGTAGCCGATGCGCTGGGTTTCGAGCACGTTGTAGTTGAGCCAGACGTACCCCGAGAACCCGACGCCGACGGCGGCGGTGGCCCACAGCCCGAGGCGTTCGAGTCGCTTCTCCCCGTCCAGTTCGTACAGTTCCTTGAGGACGTAGATGAGGATGCCGCCGCCGAGGAAGACGGCCCCGTACTTCGCACGGGGAGCCTCCTGCGAGAACGCGTACCACACGACCCGCATCCAGAAGACGGCGGCGAACAGGGTGACGAGGTTGTTGAGCAGGTGCTTTCGCTCCGTCGTGAGGGGCGACACCACCGACGGTTCCTCCTGAGAGCTCATGTGCGGACCCCCTTACCCCTGTACCTCGCCGCGCGTGTACCCGCTGACGTCGACGCCCTGTTCCTTGAGGAAGTCGTAGACGCCAGCGTGGACCGGGTGATCGTCGAGGTAGAGGCTCGCCATGTTCGCCGGGTCACTGTGGTCGGCGTAGGCGGGTTGGCCCTCCTGGATGGACTCGACGTTCTCGGAGCTGATCTTCGCGAGTTCGTAGCCCGCGTCCCGCGAGATGCCGGGGCCGAACCAGAACTGGAAGTCCGCGCCGTAGACGTCCATCGTGTCGGCCTCGAACTCCTGGTTCTCCCAGCCGTAGGGCTTGATCTCGCTGAAGCTCGTCCCGCGCGTGCTCTCGACGCCCTGCTGGAAGCTGTCGGTCATCTTCACGAGGTGGAGGTTCGCCCGCGCGTCGACCTCGGTGGCCCAGCCCGCGAGGTTCGCGCCACCGGCACCGTAGGCGACGATGGCGTCGATGCGCTCCTCGCTGATGGCCCCGGCAACGTCGCCCGTGTCGGCGTTGACGACGGAGCCGGAGTCCTGGAGTTCGCTCCAGAGACCCGCGTTCTTGAGGACCGTCTCGGCCTGCTGGCGGAGCCCCCACTGGGGCGGGAGCGGCCAGAAGTTCTTCCCGACGAGGTCGTCGGTCGTCTCGATGCCCGACCCCTCCACGGCGAGGATGTGCATGTGGAGCGCCGTGATGGAGAACGCCTGATGGGGGATGGACCCGACGGCCTTCTTCTGGAACGGCGGGAGGTCCTGCTTGGCCGACGCGATGATGAAGTTCCCGCCGGTCATCGCCTGGATGTTGCCGGCGTCGAACTGCCGGAGGCTGGGCGGGTCGCCGCCCGTCTCCTGGTTGTTCCACCGGAGGGTCCCCGCGGGTTCGGTGTCCGCCGAGACGTTCTCGACGACCCGCTGGAAGGAGTTGCTCGCCGCACCGGTCGTCGTGCCGGCGCTCGGGATGCCGACGCCGATACGGGTGGTGCCGCCGCCGCCACCACCGCCACCGCTGCCGTTTCCGCCGCTCCCGTTGCCGCCGCCGCCACCGCCGTCACTTGCGCAGCCGGCCAGTCCGACTGCCGAGAGTCCCGCGAGTCCGTGTAACACGTCGCGCCTGCTAATGCTAGGCATACACTGAGGCCGTGGCTAGCCGGCGATAAGTGTTTCTGTCCCCGGCTGGCAAATTCAGCCGCTGTCGTTTGGTTTTAGTTGCTCATCCACTCGCTAGCTTGCGGTTCGGTGGGGTCGGTGGGGACCTCCACGAGCGTCGGGGCGTCGCTCGCGCGGGCGTCTGCCAGCGCCGACTCGATGCCCGCCGCGTCGGTGGCCCGGACGGCGTCGAGTCCCATCGACCGGGCGAGCGCGACGAAGTCGATGGACGCCTCGTCCCACCCGTATGCCCCGTCGTCGAGGCCGTAGCTCCGCGAGGCCTCCTCGCTGATGATGGCGTAGTCGTGGTTCGTGAACACCACCACCGTCACGTCGATGTCCTCCGCCGCGAGCGTGTGCAGTTCGTGAACACACATCATGAGACCGCCGTCGCCGGTGAGCGCCACCACCTCGCGGTCCGGGTCGGCCACCTTCGCGCCGACGGCCGACGGGAGACCGGTCCCCATCGTCGCCCACGACCCGGGGTTGACGTACCCCCGTTCGTCGTACGCCGGGAACGAGACGAGCGTCCAGATGCGAAAGCCGCCGGCGTCCACCGCGACGACCGCCTCGCGGGGGAGCGCCTCGCGGACCGCCCGGAGCGCCGCGACGGACGTGAGCGGCCCGTCACCCCCGACGAGTTCGTCGAGACGGGCGGCGTCCGCCTCGCGGACCGCGCCCGCGCGGTCCGAACCGTCGGCGTCCCGCGCGGGGGCCGCCGCGGTTAGCGCCCGCAGGGTCGCTCCCGCGTCGGCGACGACGGCGACCGCCGGGTCGTAGCCCGTCCCCACGTCGTCGGCGTGGTACGTGACGTGGATCAGATCGTCGGGCAGGTCGTAGCGCCACTTCCCGGTGGCGACCGCGTCGAAGTCCGTCCCCACCGCGACCAGCGGCGAGGCACCCTCGAGGAGGGCCGCGAGGTCGGGGCTGGTCCCGCCACAGAGCACGCCCGCCGAGAGCGGGTGGTCCTCCGGGAGGACGCCCTTCCCCTTGTAGGTCGTCGCCACCGGCGCGTCGACGTGTTCGGCGAACGCCCGGAGGTCGTCCGCGGCGTCACTCGCGCGCACGCCCCCGCCCGCGAGGACGACCGGAGCGTCGCCGCCGGCGAGAAGGTCGGTCGCGGCCTCGACCGCCGACTCCGACGGTTCCGCGGGGTCCGACGGGGTCCGCTCCCCCGAGGAGGCGTGCGTGACCGTCCTCGGGAGGAACCCCTTCGGGATTCCCACCCTGACCGGCCCCTTCGGGTGGGTCGTCGCCTCCTCGACGGCCCGGCGGACCGTCGCCGCCGCCCCCTGTGGCGTCTCGACGGTGTAGTTGGCCTTGACCACCGTGTCGTACGTCTCGGGCGGCGTCTCGTGGATGCCGTCGCCGCCCCGAACGTCCGGGTCCGTCTCGACGGCGACGTGGACCAGCGGGGTGCAGTCGTTGAGCGCGTTCTTCAGGCCGTTCATCGCGTTCATGTCCCCGGGGCCGGGGATGACGACCGTCGCGGCCGGCCGGCCCGTCGTCTCGGCGTACCCCCACGCCTGGTGGGAGACGGCCGTCTCGTGGCGCGCGACGACGTACCGAATGCCGTGGTCGGCCATCGCCTGGTTCAGCGGGAGCGTCTGCTTGCCGGGGATGCCGAAGACGGCGTCGATGCCCTCGTCGGCTAGCGCCGCCACGACCGCCTCACCGACGCGCACGGCCCTCCCCTCGACGACCGCCCGTCCTGTGTGTATCCATCACACGGGTACGTTTCCGGATACCCCTAATAAGCGTTCGTACCTACTCCGCGCGTCCGAGTCGCCAGAGCCGTCCCAGGTCGTGGGTCTCCAGGTGCTCGAAGGCGTCTTCGTCCGTTCCACTCACCGACTGCCAGTCGCAGAACACGCACGTTCGAATCGAGTACACGTTGTCGGTCGGGGTACACTCCCGAGGCCGATAGCCACCGCGCACTCGTGCGCGAACGCCGCCCAGACCGCTGTCAACGGACGATGCAGTCGAGCCGAGAGGTGGGGGTCAGCGCCCCTCGAACGCCGGGGCGCGACCCTCGAGGAACGCGGTCATCCCCTCGCGCTGGTCGTGGGTGTCGAAGCAGGCGGCGATGGTCTCACGAGAGTGGTCGACGCCCGCCTCGACGCCCCGACAGCGCCACGCCCGGAACACCTCGGACTGCCAGCGGAGGACGAGGGGGCTCTTCTCGGCCAGTCCGTCGACGATGCCCGCCACGGCGTCGTCGTACTCGTCGGGGGAGACGGCGCGGTTGACCAGCCCCATCGACTCGGCGCGTTCGCCCGACACCGGGTCGCCGAGAAACACCAGTTCCTTCGCGGCCTGCAGGCCGACGAGGCGAATCAGGAGGCCGCCCTGAATGCCCGTGACAAGTCCCACCTCCACCTCCGGGAGGCCGAGGACGGCGTCTGTCGTCGCCACCCGGAAGTCACACGCCATCGCGAGTTCGAGGCCAGCGCCGAGCGCGTAGCCCCCACAGGAGCAGACCGTCACCGCGTCGAGGTCGCGGACCGCCCGAATCGCGTCGCGCAGGTCGCCGATGAGGTGGCGGGCTTCGCTCGACGAGAGGTCACTCGCCTCACCGAGGTGGAGGCCGGCGGTCAGCCCCGACACCGCCCCGTCGGGACCCGGGCGGCCGACGACCGTGAGGACCGAGCAGTCGTCGGGGACCGACGCCACCGCCTCGCGGATGTCGCCGACGAGCGCCGGGGTGAGCAGGTTGTGGTCGTCGGCGTCGATGCGGAGGTGGCCGACGTGGGGACGGTCCGACTCGCGGGTGAACGTGACGCGCTCGCTCATGGGCGGACCTACGGGCGGACCGCAATGAGTGTACGGGAGAGTCCGATACACCCGGCCGTCCGACGCGACGGTTCGGCGACCCGTACGGTCAGCCTCACCCCAGATATCAGTATAGCCTCCTCGGGAACGAGGAGGCCACGCCTGTATGGGGAAGTGACACCCTCACGTCCCTGCAGGGGAGTGTATGGACGAAAGCCCACAGGTAGACCGGACGAAACTCGACGCCCTCGCGGCGGCCGAACAGGAACTGCTCACCATCATCGAGCAGGTGGCGGCCGACGGTGCACTCACCGAGGACGACCGCCAGCAGATGAGCTTCGAGGCCGAGATGCTCGTCGAGGAACTGCGCGCGTGCGTCGA
This genomic interval carries:
- a CDS encoding thermonuclease family protein; its protein translation is MRHVPTILLLTLLIVTAGCTGGTQPTAGPTQSDGDAPNTTTERPASGDESGTADGEAPTEESATAVGTNEAPDPTAFQTGNKTGSFVESKGPSTYVMYYAEANTTATVKLAGVAVPDIHAEDIEPTDFRYHATDSEAEREAHRQELRRLGYEAVREAREKLSHPSGENVRIQHTGETTEDGTPLVYLWFDWDGRDTPFNEYLLGHGYAVLTADEGDVLYDQLSAARDWAKAEGEGLWENNSGEDHSHD
- a CDS encoding TRAP transporter permease, encoding MSSQEEPSVVSPLTTERKHLLNNLVTLFAAVFWMRVVWYAFSQEAPRAKYGAVFLGGGILIYVLKELYELDGEKRLERLGLWATAAVGVGFSGYVWLNYNVLETQRIGYALEHEYAMGALFTLAVLYLTYRAFGTAFLAVVLVAIGYAFFGASIPGLMGHGGIAGRQIINVLTLEFDGFFGSITQIVAAWVALFLLYAGLMRGYGAFNLIMRLSFKTAKYLRSGVAQSAVVSSLIVGSINGAQTANAAMTGSFTIPLMQNSGMKDESAGGIEAVASSGGQIMPPVMGAAAFVMASLLTGVGYVDVLIAGIIPALVFFVSVAVGVHYMAVKQLPEGGIDIESRLADLDETYHPAIEAVRFGVPFAVLLYTLGVAQWTVLSSALYTCGVMVLTGAGIPIVLSLFDDESSVGGSAVDALVDTVSGFKFGAITVAPIAIIIAAVNGIVDLLNATGMPGKLSLALVGIAGGAMLLTTILAMIICLILGLGMPTVAAYTIVALLIAPTLTGQFAVPELAAHFFVFYAAILSGITPPIAIAVVVTAGIAGSNFWRTSLEALKLALPLFVLPFTFIYNPEIVTGGFSLFTVQSGVLVLLGAVSIIHGLNCAARPFGLSAPLSYGVRTVYVALGVVAMVYPGTMVRVGALVVAIGLFGVQRWMPQVQQTGVVAE
- a CDS encoding TAXI family TRAP transporter solute-binding subunit, coding for MPSISRRDVLHGLAGLSAVGLAGCASDGGGGGGNGSGGNGSGGGGGGGGTTRIGVGIPSAGTTTGAASNSFQRVVENVSADTEPAGTLRWNNQETGGDPPSLRQFDAGNIQAMTGGNFIIASAKQDLPPFQKKAVGSIPHQAFSITALHMHILAVEGSGIETTDDLVGKNFWPLPPQWGLRQQAETVLKNAGLWSELQDSGSVVNADTGDVAGAISEERIDAIVAYGAGGANLAGWATEVDARANLHLVKMTDSFQQGVESTRGTSFSEIKPYGWENQEFEADTMDVYGADFQFWFGPGISRDAGYELAKISSENVESIQEGQPAYADHSDPANMASLYLDDHPVHAGVYDFLKEQGVDVSGYTRGEVQG
- a CDS encoding thiamine pyrophosphate-binding protein, which translates into the protein MRVGEAVVAALADEGIDAVFGIPGKQTLPLNQAMADHGIRYVVARHETAVSHQAWGYAETTGRPAATVVIPGPGDMNAMNGLKNALNDCTPLVHVAVETDPDVRGGDGIHETPPETYDTVVKANYTVETPQGAAATVRRAVEEATTHPKGPVRVGIPKGFLPRTVTHASSGERTPSDPAEPSESAVEAATDLLAGGDAPVVLAGGGVRASDAADDLRAFAEHVDAPVATTYKGKGVLPEDHPLSAGVLCGGTSPDLAALLEGASPLVAVGTDFDAVATGKWRYDLPDDLIHVTYHADDVGTGYDPAVAVVADAGATLRALTAAAPARDADGSDRAGAVREADAARLDELVGGDGPLTSVAALRAVREALPREAVVAVDAGGFRIWTLVSFPAYDERGYVNPGSWATMGTGLPSAVGAKVADPDREVVALTGDGGLMMCVHELHTLAAEDIDVTVVVFTNHDYAIISEEASRSYGLDDGAYGWDEASIDFVALARSMGLDAVRATDAAGIESALADARASDAPTLVEVPTDPTEPQASEWMSN
- a CDS encoding enoyl-CoA hydratase/isomerase family protein yields the protein MSERVTFTRESDRPHVGHLRIDADDHNLLTPALVGDIREAVASVPDDCSVLTVVGRPGPDGAVSGLTAGLHLGEASDLSSSEARHLIGDLRDAIRAVRDLDAVTVCSCGGYALGAGLELAMACDFRVATTDAVLGLPEVEVGLVTGIQGGLLIRLVGLQAAKELVFLGDPVSGERAESMGLVNRAVSPDEYDDAVAGIVDGLAEKSPLVLRWQSEVFRAWRCRGVEAGVDHSRETIAACFDTHDQREGMTAFLEGRAPAFEGR